The DNA region GTCATAAAGCATTTTTATAAAGTCGCGGATGGCAGAGATATCTTGGGCACCTGAAGAAAACTCATTGTAAATCTGTTGCGGAGTAACAACTGTAACAGATAAATTGTCATGTTCTGCATGAAAAGTAGCAAGACGGTATGCTTGTTCTGAAACATCAGGATGTGTAATAATCAGCATCTCTGTAGGTTCGAGAGCATGTAGGTTTTGATTATCAATTTTACCAAAATTTTCAACCTGGTAATACAAAGAGCCGTCGAAAGCTACAAATTCGTGTAATTTGCTGCTCTGCCATCTATAAGTATTAATATTTCCATTTGTATTAAGCGAAAGCCTGGCAATACTGTCAGGGTAGGTAACATCCCAAACCTGGGTTTCTGAAGCCGACGATTCAAGCCGGAGTTCAGCAATTTTACCATCACCTACTGATGTAATATCCCTAAAAGGTAGTTGACCTCCATGGAAGATCAAGTTTCTGATTACATTCAGTTCAATAAAGTTCAACCAGCCTATTGATGATGAAGCCGGCTTGTTATAAGTAGTTTTAACATTTATGGAAGGTGAAGTAACCATAAATTCTTTATTACCCAAAGCTTCAACGGCATATTCATGGCTATTTCTAGGGTCTGAAAAATTAACAACTACATTTAAGGCTTCCCCTTCTATAGTAAAGCTGAAAACACTTGCCTGGGGTGATTTTGCCGCCACGTTAGCATTAAGAATTACTGGTGAAGCCGTATTCAAATCGGGAAAATTGAAGTTAAAATCATAACTTTTTACGGCATCAAAGACTTCGCCCAGCCATATTCTTCCTGATTTTATAAGGTTAATTTTTTCTTCCTCATGGTAAGCGTAATCGTTAAAAGTATTTACGTGGTTTGTTGGCGAAAGAGAAGATGATGCTAATAATGAAATCCTTTTCCCTATTCCGGAATCGGTAGTTATAAAGTAATAAGTATAATCGGAATAAATATTGAGATTATGTTCAAAATAATTTTTTAATAAATTGTATTTCCATACGGTCGGCGATTGTCCATAAAAAAGGATGTAATCGTTTGGGTCGAATTTTCCATCTTCTTCACCGCTCACAAAAATCGGGTTTTCAATAAGATCATCGTACCTTGCATCTCTGTTGGCTTCGGGCAGCATTCCACCCCCGTTTCCGTATATCCTAATATTGTGTGGGTTAATGGATGAAACATTGATGCCCATGGAAGACAGGTCGTTATAGGTAATTTTATATATTCCTGTATTTTTTACGCCTATTTTGTACCAGCTACCGGTTTCAAGCACCGAATTATAGGTACTAACCGTTGCTTTTATCCCTGCTTTATAGTAAGTACTATCTTCAGTTATTGCAATCTGGGCAAAAGTAATCTGAACGCTGAAAATAATGAAAATTAATAGTAATACTTTATTTCTCATATAGTTGGAAGTAAAAAACATCAATAAACTTGCCTTCGCAGTCATTCCTTGATAAAGGTGTTAAACTGCCTTTACATCAAGTTAAAATAAGACTGCAAATTTAACGTTATCTTTATTGTTAATATTGTAAATGTAGATGTAGTAAAAAAAATAATTTGGTTTTTAAAAAATATTTGTATTATTGCCTGCGAAAAACAGCGGGTTGATATATGCTTAAAAAATTCATTTTCATAGTTATATGTAGTAGTAGTATGTGTGTATCTTTTGGGTATTCACAAGATGCACAGTTTTCACAATACTTTGCCCATCCGCTTTACCTGAATCCTGCACTTGCAGGAAATAAAGTCTGTCCACGCTTGACATTGAACTATAGGAACCAATGGCCATCCATTTCTAATGGATTTGTAACCTATAGTGCTTCGTACGATCAATATGTTGAAGCACTACATGGAGGTGTCGGTGTTATGTTCGTAAGCGACCAGGCAGGTGGAGGAATTATTTCTACTAATGCAATTACCGGAATGTACAACTACCGGTTCAATGTTTCCGACCATCTTATAGCCAGTATGGCATTGCAGGGAGCTTACCAGTTTAATAAATTAGATTGGGGAAAATTAATATTCGAAGATCAAATAAATACCCGCCAGGGAACAATAAATCCTACCAGTGAAAAACCACCCAGCAACGAAAGTGTTGGTTTTGCCGATTTCGGAGCCGGAATATTGCTTGGTTACAACGAAAAATTATACGGTGGAGTAGCCGTTCACCATCTTTCGGAGCCGGATATTGCATTTTATGATAACGGGAAAAGCAATCTTGATATGAAAATAACCGCTCATGCCGGTGCAATATTTAGTGTTGCAGGAGATTATTCAAGAGATGATCCATCTGATATTTGGGCAATTTCTCCACAAATTCTTTACCAGCAGCAAGGGAAATTTCACCAGTTAAATGCGGGTATATACCTGAATGCTTTCCCTTTTGTAGGAGGATTTTGGTACCGGCACAATTTTGAGAACCCTGATGCCGTTATAGCTATGTTAGGGATTCAATATGACGCCTTAAAAATTGAATATAGTTACGATTATACGGTATCTAAACTCGGGAATGCAAGCGGAGGAGCACATGAAGTATCTTTGGTTTATCAATTCAGATGTATTGAAAAGATGCGAAAAATCCGGCCACTTGATGTTCCCAATTTCTAAATTTTTTATCTTTGCAAACCTAAATTAAAGAATACACAATGGTAAAATACGGTAAATTCATTCTCACAGTAGCAGTTATAGGCTCTCTTACCTTACTGACATCGTGTTTTAAAAAAGATGTTTCAAAAACCACTGGTTGGGAATACAACAACGAAAAAAACGGTGGCTTCGAAAAACCTCCTTTTAAAGAAACAAAAACAGGTCCGGGACTTGTACTTATCGAAGGCGGAACCTTTGTTATGGGACGTACCGAAGACAATCCTATGTACGACTGGAATAATATTCCTCGAAGAGTTACTGTCCAGACTTTTTACATGGACGAAACCGAAGTAAGTAACCTCGATTATGTGGAATATCTGTATTGGTTGCACAGGGTTTTTTATACCGACCACCCGGCTGTTTACCGTAAAGCTTTGCCAGACACCCTTGTATGGCGTGACAGGCTTTCGTACAACGAACCTTTAGTGGAAGTGTACCTTCGTCACCCGGCTTACCGCAATTATCCTGTAGTGGGTGTTAACTGGCTGCAAGCCAATGATTATTGCCTCTGGCGTACCGATAGGGTGAACGAAATGATGCTTGTAAAAGCAGGCATACTTGATTACGATCCCGCCCAAAGAGGAGACAATAATTTTAATACCGAAGCATACCTAGCAGGACAATACGAAGGTATTGTAAATAAAAACCTTAAAAGTTATAACCCTAACGGTACCGGAGCCCGTAGGGCAAAAGTGGAAGATGGAATCATGATGCCCAAGTACCGCCTGCCGACCGAAGCCGAATGGGAATATGCCGCTCTGGGTCTTGTAGGAAATACTTCCGACGAACGCATAGTTGAACGCCGTATCTACCCATGGAACGGAAGTGGTCTCAGAACCGATAACCATAAAGCCTATGGTGATTTTGTTGCCAACTTCAAACGCGGACGAGGCGACTACATGGGCGTTGCCGGCAATCTGAACGATGCCAACGACATCCCCGGAGAAGTTGATGCATACTGGCCCAACGATTTCGGATTGTATAACATGGCTGGTAACGTTGCCGAATGGGTACTTGATGTGTATCGTCCCCTTTCGTTTCAGGATATTGCCGACCTTAGCCCCTATCGTGGCAATGTATTCAAAACAAAAGCTACCGATGCCGATGGCGTACTCGAACAAAAAGACAGCCTTGGAAAAATCCGCTGGCGCGAAGTTACTCCCGAAGAAAGTGCCAACCGTCGTAATTACCGGCAAGCCGACAATAAAAATTACCTCGATGGAGATTACCCCTCAACTATTACCAATGATTGGAACGCGAAACCTTCCAATACTAATACTACCAACTACATGTATGAATACGGTATTAATTCACTCGTAAGCGATAAATCAAGGGTTTACAAAGGTGGTTCATGGAAAGACAGAGCCTACTTCCTCAGCCCCGGCTCACGCAGATTCCTCGACGAAGATTTAAGCGCCGATTATATCGGCTTCCGATGTGCCATGTCAAGGGTGGGGAGCCCTATAGTTGGAAAAAGAAAGTAAACTTAAAAAAAATATCTAAATCCACCCCATCGCAAATTGTTGTGATGGGGTTTTTTCAATTTCATTTAAAATGATTGATATTGAATGTATTTATAAAATTTTTACCCGTCACCCTGCCATCGTAACCGACAGCAGGAAAATTATTCCGGGATGTATTTTCTTTGCATTAAAAGGAGAAAATTTCAATGGAAATATTTTTGCACAATCAGCTCTTGATGCCGGAGCCGCCTATGCCGTAGTTGATGATGCAGGATACGCTACAAACGACCGCTGTCTTTTGACCGACAATGTATTACAAACCCTTCAGCAACTCGCTACTTTTCATCGTATGCAATTTGAAATCCCCGTAATAGCCATCACGGGGACCAATGGGAAAACTACTTCCAAAGAGCTTATAAGCAATGTATTAAAACAAAAATACGCCCTTATTGCCACAGCAGGCAACCTCAACAACCACATCGGAGTTCCTCTCACCCTACTATCCATTTCGAAAAAAACAGAAATTGCGGTCGTTGAAATGGGAGCCAATCATCCCGGGGAAATTGAATTTTTGTGCCATTTGGCAAAACCCACCTATGGGTTGATTACCAACATCGGGAAAGCCCATCTGGAAGGTTTTGGCAGCTTTGATGGAGTAATTGCGACAAAAACAGAACTATACAGATTTCTTTGCCAAAATAACGGAAAAGCCTTTGTTAACAGCGACAACTTGTTGCTTATGCAAAACCTCAACGGGGTACAGACGATTGAATATGGTAAAAATTCCTTGTCAAGTTATTCGGTAAAAACGATTGAAAACAATCCTTTTGTAAAAATAATGGTCAATACCGGAGAAAAAAACTATAACATATCTACCCATCTGATAGGCAATTATAACTCTGAAAATATCCAAGCGGCTATCGCTGTCGGAACTTATTTCGGTGTTTCTTTTTCGGCAATAAAAAATACCATCGAAAATTATCGTCCTTCCAATAACCGATCGCAGATGCTGCAAACTGCTAAAAACACCCTTGTCCTCGACATGTATAATGCCAATCCAACCAGCATGTCAGCAGCAATTGACAATTTCTCCACCCTGCAATTTGCAAGAAAAATGCTCATCCTTGGCGATATGCTTGAACTGGGTACGGAAAGCGAGAAAGAACACCAAACTATTATTAAAGAAATAGAAAATAAAGGTTTGATCAAGGTTATTTTAATAGGTTCCCAATTTTGCAAAGTCAATACAAATACCAGTTTTCATTGCTTTGCAGATGTAGCACAGGCAAAAAAATTTATTCAGCAACAGAATATTGAAAACACCTGCCTTTTGATAAAAGGTTCGAGAGGAATTCATTTAGAAGATATTACCGATGTGCTATAAACCTCAATCCACATGGAAAACCATAGGTATCATGTCGGGCACTTCGCTCGACGGGCTTGATATGGCATATTGCGAATTTACAGAAGAAAACGGAAAATGGTCGTTCCAAATCATCAGGGCGCAAACCTATGACTACGATGCACAATGGAAAAAGAAACTCAGCGAGCTACCTGGGAAAAATGCCCTTACCTTAGCGCAAACGCATGTAGAATTGGGTCATTTCATTGGGAAAACAGTCAAAGAGTTTATCACCAGTTACACATTGAAACCCGATTTTATTGCCTGCCACGGGCATACTATTTTTCACCAACCAGATAAAGGTTTTACATTACAAATCGGTGAGGGTGCTTCTATTGCAGCCGAAACCGGCATTGCCGTTGTCTGCGATTTTCGTTCTCTTGATGTAGCACTGGGCGGGCAGGGAGCACCCCTGGTACCCATTGGCGATAAATTGTTATTTCCTGATTATGATTGTTGTATTAACCTGGGTGGCTTTGCCAATATTTCTTATAATGCTTTTTATAAACGTATTGCATTTGACATCTGCCCTGTAAATATCGTTATCAATCATTTATCAGAATTACTCGGCAAAAAATTTGATGAAAACGGGGAACTTGCCCGCACAGGTAAATTACATTTGGAACTTTTTCAGGCATTAAACCAACTCGCATTTTATAAAACACCTCCACCCAAATCACTGGGTAAAGAATGGGTTGAAAAAAATGTATTTCCACTTTTGCAGCAATATTCACTTCCCATACCCGACTTGATTCGGACAGTAACGGAACATGCTGCATACCAGATTTCTGTTGTAATTAATTCTATTTCTGGCAATACAAGTGAACATACCACTTTGGTAACGGGAGGCGGGGCAAAAAATATTTTTCTGACAAAACTGCTCCGAAAATACTGCAACAGCCATTTGTATATACCCAATAATCTGATTATTGATTATAAAGAAGCTCTCATTTTTGCGTTTCTGGGAATACTGCGGATGCAGAAAAAAGCCAATTGTTTGCAATCGGTAACCGGTGCACGTATTGACAATACGGGAGGATGTGTTTATGAACCCTAATTTTGTGTAATTGCGTTTTAATTTTTTTATCAAAACAAAAAACAGAGCAACTATTAATCTGCTGCCCTGCTTCTTTCAGACAAATATTGTAAGTTATTTTAATTCTGGTTATTATAAGGACAGTTTTGATTGCCTCTGCCCTGTTTGCCACTGCGAAAATGTTTTTTGTGCATTTTACCCATTGGTTGTTTGTCAAAAACAATTTTTTGTTCATCAGTAAGCAAATTCCTGATTTCCAAGCGATGCGTAATCTTTTTCTTCATCATTTGCACTTTTAGCTGCCCGATATCTTCAATTACTTTGTTAATGGCATCCATATCCGGTTTATCGGCATGGTTTAATGTGTTCAGCCTGGCTTTCTTTTCTGCCATCTGGTCGCGGATTGCCTGCATAGATTTGAAATGTTGATCGTGGAGTTTTTCAATTTTTGTCTGCTGATCTTCAGACAAATTTGGCAAACTATGGTTATAGTATGCTCTATTACAGTTTTTTTCATCGAGCCGTTGTTTGCCATACCCGCTTCCAGGTTGTGCAATGGCTGTATTTGCTGCCATAAAAGCCAGCATAAAAAGTACAGCCGTTATCATTTTCATAGTTTTCATGATTGATTGATTATTAGTTATTATCTTTATTTATTCTTTGTTGCTGATTTTTCCAGCCATGGTGATGCCTGTATTGCATTTCTTTTCCCGGTTTGGCATCGTTAAGTTGTGGAATTTTGTTCAGAAGCGTTTTTAATTTTTTGCGTTGTGTGGGAGTACATATTTTTTGTAGAGCAATAAAGTGTCTGTATGTATTTATTTTCAATTGTTTATGTAACTCCCCCATCGAAAGTGCTATTGCATGCAACTCAGAAGTATCGGGAGTATCATTCGAAAGTTCCCGAATCATTTTTTGCTTGTTTTCGCGCTGCTGTTTAAAAATTTCAGAAGATGAAGAAAAAAACTCCATTCTTAATGTCTTAAACTGAGTTTTCTGCATAGGGCTTAATTGCAACTCTTTTTCAATGAATCCACCACCGATACCTCTTGGGTTTTGTTCTTCGGGAGTACTATGCCTGAAGGAATGGTAAGCCATTGTGCCAAGGGCAGCAATATTTATGATTAACAGAATAATTACTGTCCACGTAAGAAGTGCTATTTTTCTTGTGGTACTCATATTTTTATTTGTTATTAACGTCCAAATAAGTATTTAGTGATTCCTGCAAAACGCCATCATCATCAAGATAATATTCACTGGCGGAAATTGCCAAAACTGTATCCCTGTCGGAGAAAACGGTGAAAGGGACACTACCATACCACAGGGTATTTCCTATGATGATACCGACAATTATCCCTGCAATTACAGCAACAGTCAAGGGGGTTAACTTATTTAAAAAAAATGACATAGGTGCTGAGCGGATTGTATTCTGATTTTTTATCTTTTCGATTACCTTAGCCGTAAAATATGGATTGATGTTTGCATTTTGCAAATCCTCTTTCATCTCCTGAAAAACAGATTGCAATTGATTAAATAGTAAATTGCATTGTTGACATGTCAAGAGATGTTCGGTAATTAGTCTTTTTTCCGAAACAGAGAAGCTTTCTTCGGAATAAAACACCATTTTCGATTGCACTTCTTTACATTCCATTGTCTTACTTTTTTAATTCGACACCTGCTATTAATAAAACTTGCGTTTGAAAATATTTAATGGTATAAGTAAATTAATTTTTTTTGAAGATTAATCTTGGCTCTGTGAATAAGCGATTCTACTGACGGCAAACTGGTATGCATTACAGCGGCAATTTCTTTATATGGTAAATCATCGAAATTGTGTAAAGTGAATGCTATTCTCTGTTTTTCAGGCAATGTTTCTATAGCTTTGTACAATTCTGCGGCTCTTTCCTTATTTTCAATGGCATAGCCCGGATGCATGTTTTCTGTTGCAACAGGCTCATTTTCTTCATAATTTTTTGAATATAAAATATTTTCAAATGCTTGTATCCATTGTCTGCGTTTCACACTTCTGAGAAAATTTATTGATTTATTTACTGCAATACGGTAAATCCAGGTTGAAAATTTTGAAGCATTTTTAAATTTTGGTAACGATTGAAATACTTCTACAAAAACGTCCTGAGCAATATCATTGGCATCGTCAGTATTATGAATAAACCCAAAACATATTTTATAGACCATTGTTTTATAGCGTTCTACTATTATTTCAAAAGCTTTTTCCTCATTCTGAATGGCTTTAATAATAAGTTCGTTTTCGGTCATAGCAATGGACTTGGCATCTCTATTATGACAACTTTTGAATTCCGGAGTTTAATTGCAATAATACATCAGACAAAAGAAATGGGGAAAACTTGCGTAATACAATTACTAGCATTATACTTGCACAATTAAAACGCAAAAATCATATTAAATTAACCTAAAATTAACATTAGCTTAAAAAAACCTCGGTTGTACAGTTTACTTTTGCGCAAAATTTATATTTTTTAATATGAATTTATCATGTAAGCACATAAAGAATTAACATGTTCGGTTTAGATATTTGGTTAACTATTTTACTGATAATATGCTTGTTGGCAGCCTGTTCTTTTGAATTTATCAATGGATTTCACGACACAGCCAATGCGGTGGCAACTGTAATTTATACTCACTCTTTAAAACCTAAAGTTGCAGTTATTTGGTCAGGGATGTGGAATTTTATAGGAGTATATGTAGGTGGAATTGCAGTAGCAATGGGTATAGTTAATCTTTTACCTACTGAAGCCCTTATAGATCAGAATATTTACCATGGTTTAAGCATGATAATGGCATTGCTGTTGACTGCTATACTTTGGAATTTGGGAACATGGTATTTTGGTATTCCCTGCTCAAGTTCGCATACATTAATAGGTTCAATTTTTGGTGTTGGCCTTGCTTATATGCTAATGCCGGGAGGACACTCGGTGGTTTTAAACTGGAATAAAATAGGCGATGTTGGTCTCTCTCTGCTTATTTCACCGGTTTTTGGCTTTGGATTTGCTTTTATTCTGATGGTTATACTTAAAAAGTTGATAAAAAATAAAAAAATATTTAAAGACCCTCCTGAAAAAAAAGCTCCACCTCTCTGGATTCGAAGCATCTTGATTTTAACTTGTACCAGTGTAAGTTTTTCGCACGGTTCGAACGACGGACAAAAAGGAATTGGACTGGTAATGATAATCTTAATTGGCATTATTCCTTTTCATTTTGCACTCGACCATACAAAAAAACCCCAGCAACTTGTTACAAGTTTACAAAGAATAGAATTTACCCTCTCAAAAATTGATTCAGCTAAACTTAATAAAGAACAACTGGCAACTTTCCATTCCATACAATTGGAAATTGATTCCATACAATCGTATGTATCCCACGCGACACTTTTTACCCAGGTTCCTTCAAAAAAACATTTTGAAATAAGAAAAGATATCCTCCTTATTGCAAAGAAATCGAATGCCTTGATATCCGAATATAATATACAATACAATAATATTATTCCATCATCCGAAACAAAAATATTTAAAAAACACATAGCAAATATTAAAACATTTACAGAATATTCCCCCTGGTGGGTAATTTTAATGATCTCATTATCATTAGGATTAGGGACTATGATTGGGTGGAAACGTATTGTTGTTACCATAGGCGAACGCATCGGCAAAACCCATTTAACTTATGCGCAGGGAGCAACCGCAGAAATAATAGCTGCCAGTACCATAAGCGTTTCTACTTGGTTAGGCTTGCCGGTGAGTACCACACATGTACTTTCATCCGGAGTTGCCGGTTCTATGGTTGCTGATAATGGGCTTAAAAATCTGCAAATGAAAACGGTAAAAAACATCGCCATTGCCTGGCTAATTACGTTACCTGTAACTATATTTCTCTCAGCCATTTTATTTTTATTGTTTCGCATGATTTTTAGCTAATTTTGCGCACTTTTTACGTAAATAATTTTTCATGCTAGAACTTTTTAACCAATTAATCTACATTCTCACCCATATTGATATTGTTTTACGAAATTGGGTGGTTGATTATCAAACATGGACTTACTTAATCCTGTTTACAATTATTTTTTGCGAAACCGGCTTGGTTGTTACCCCATTTTTACCCGGAGATTCGCTTTTGTTTGCAGCCGGAGCAGTAGCTGCAATGCCCGGGAACCCATTAAATATTATATATATTGTTGTTATTTTGGTAATTGCTGCTTTCGCCGGAGATAATTCCAACTATTGGATTGGAAGGTTTTTAGGAGACAAAGTGTATAAAAAAGATTATCGTTTGATAAAAAGGAAATATCTTGACCAAACCCATACTTTTTACGAAAAGCATGGGGTGATAACTATAATTATTGCCCGATTTATGCCCATTATCCGCACTTTTGCACCCTTCGTTGCAGGGGTGGGAAAAATGAAATATCCCCGGTTTTATACTTTCAGTTTTATTGGGAATATAATTTGGGTGAGTCTTTTTAGCATTGCTGGTTATCTCTTTGGGAATTTACCCTCGGTAAAAAGTAATTTTTCCATAGTAATTTTTGCCATTATCGGCATCTCATTACTGCCACCCGTGTTTACTGCGTTGCGTCACAGGTTTCAAAAATAATGGCTCCGAAAATTTTTTCGATTAAAAACTTAATTACTTTTGCGTGTTTTTTCCCAATCAATGGAAAATCGTAAAATCAGGTCCGGTATTTCAAAGTTGTCATTAACAGGGCTTATTGTTACTTTAGGCATTGTATATGGCGACATCGGCACATCGCCCCTTTACGTAATGAAAGCCATTGTAAACGGTGCAAATGCAGGGATTACCCATGATTTTATTCTCGGTGCTATTTCCTGTATTTTCTGGACACTTACACTGCAAACCACTCTAAAATATGTTATTATCACCTTAAGGGCTAACAACAAGGGAGAAGGAGGAATTTTTTCCCTGTATGCCCTGATTCGTAAAAAAAGAAAATGGGTATTTATTCTGGCTATCATCGGGGGTTCTGCTTTATTAGCAGATGGGGTAATCACACCGTCAATTACCGTTGTATCAGCCATAGAAGGATTAAAAATCATTAATCCTCACGTAAATGTTATACCTATTGCGCTTATCATAATTGCACTTCTTTTTATTATTCAGCAGTTTGGTACAAAATTTATCGGAGAATTTTTTGGTCCCATTATGTTTTGCTGGTTTCTGATGCTTAGCATTATAGGTACTATACAAATTTTTAATTATCCTGAAATTATTAAATCATTCAACCCTTATTACGCCTACAAATTGCTTGTACAATATCCTGGGGGGTTTATTTTGCTCGGAGCTGTTTTTCTTTGTACCACAGGTGCCGAGGCTTTGTATTCCGATTTGGGGCATTGTGGTTTAAAAAATATCAGAATTACCTGGGGATACGTAAAAATAAGTCTGTTGCTTAATTATTTAGGGCAGGGTGCCTGGATACTTACCCATACAGATATCCTGATAACCGGCATCAATCCTTTCTACATGATTATGCCTCCCTGGTTTTTAATTTTTGGTGTCATCTTATCCACAGCAGCAGCCATAATAGCCAGCCAGGCACTAATCAGCGGGAGTTATACTATCATAAGCGAAGCTATTTCATTGAATTTCTGGCCAAAGGTTAAAATAAGTTACCCTACTACCATTAAGGGGCAGATGTATATTCCCAGTGTTAACTGGTTCTTATTCCTGGCAGTAATTTTTGT from Lentimicrobiaceae bacterium includes:
- a CDS encoding KUP/HAK/KT family potassium transporter, coding for MENRKIRSGISKLSLTGLIVTLGIVYGDIGTSPLYVMKAIVNGANAGITHDFILGAISCIFWTLTLQTTLKYVIITLRANNKGEGGIFSLYALIRKKRKWVFILAIIGGSALLADGVITPSITVVSAIEGLKIINPHVNVIPIALIIIALLFIIQQFGTKFIGEFFGPIMFCWFLMLSIIGTIQIFNYPEIIKSFNPYYAYKLLVQYPGGFILLGAVFLCTTGAEALYSDLGHCGLKNIRITWGYVKISLLLNYLGQGAWILTHTDILITGINPFYMIMPPWFLIFGVILSTAAAIIASQALISGSYTIISEAISLNFWPKVKISYPTTIKGQMYIPSVNWFLFLAVIFVIIFFKESSNMEAAYGLSITITMLMTTMLLFFYLSKKKASFLYAIPIVLVYLSIEGSFLIANLHKFSSGGWFTLLLAGIFTIVMFVWFRGRNIKKRFTEFVKIKDYIEILKDLRNDESIPKYATNLVYITRANYKTDIEQKIIYSLINKKPKRADCYWFVHVDILDEPHTLEYKVDTIVADSIIRVDFKMGFKVVPRLNLFFKKVIEELVKNDEIDVVSRYPSLRKYNIQSDFRFVIIDRIQNYDFDFSPFDQFIMDIYSILKRVGISEVKALGLDTSNVIVEKVPLIVEEVELSKLKRINNGHTSSAPH